The DNA segment GCTACGCCACAGTGTTTCAATAGTTCAGTGCGGTGATTATTGTTTAATTTGAGTTCTGTCTTAAATCCTAGTATCATCTACTTATTGTACAGCATATTAGCAGACAATGAAATCCGAAAGACGAATAACAATCAGGATTCCACAAGAAGAACTAGATTGCCTGGAGGCGTACTGTGAGCAGGTGGCAAGAACTAAAACTGATGTAATGCGTGAGCTTATTCGCGGCTTGTCAAGGAAAGTAAGGAAAAGTGAGTAATTGTTAGTTTATTGAGTGCTATTGATTAACCCCCGACTGCATAAAGCTGCTGTTCTATTGTAGAGATCAGATTTATCAGAAGGTGAGTTATCTGCAACTCTCAAGAAAAATCCCTAGAGTTGCAGGCGAGTTTTAGCGTCACACAACATGATGCGTTATGGTATTCCACCTAACGCACCGTGATGATTTTAATTGGACTTTCTCAGCTACTTGCTTGTACTGGTTGTTGCTGGGAAATATTACCGGGTATGGGTTCAGTTTTGGTTCCTGGAGATATAGCTGTGACTTCAATATGATTGAATAACGTAGTGACGAATGCAAAGAGCAAGAATGGCAGTGATAACAGAACTACCAGACCTACCGTTACTAAAGCATACACAGGCCGTTTAGCACCCATCAAAGCCAAAGCGGATGCCAAACTAATAGTGATTGTGATTAACCAAACAATTATTTGACCGTAGATGTCACCAAAGGTCAGGGTACAAACAAACTGGTATTTTTGAGTATTACTCTTGTTCATCATATTTTATATTTGCTTCAAATCTCTCCTATAGGTTCTACGTTAAAGCCATGTTTGGTTTGCAGTCAATTTCTCAATATTTTGGCAAATTTTGTAATTTAACTTCACAGGTTTTTTGTGACAAAGCCTAAATTAATTTTGGTCATGATTCGAGATCATGCGCCCAAGTGATTTATATGTGCTTAATGCTACTTGCACTTTTGACTTAATTATGGTAGGAATTGCTGAAACTGGCACAATTAGATTAGTTTGAACTTATGAAAGGATATTGTGCAGTTAATTAGATAATATCTATTAGGACTTTTGTAGCAAAAAAAACATTTTTTTTGATACTAAGGCTCTAATATCATTCAGAGTTCAGCAATAACTAGAAATTAAGTCTAGTTGGAGTCAAGGTTATACCCTGCTTTAGCTGGCAAAAGTACAAAATAAACTACTAGGCAGTTTCTGAACTATGAATTGAAATCAAATATAGGGGATCGTTACTTTCAAAATCAGCAATTAATAAGTATAAGTTAATGGAATACCATTTTTATATTTTCTTTGTTATTTTGTATTTAACGGGACAGTTATTGGTTATCTAGTGAGCTTAAATATAAAGTAAGTGAACTATTTACCAGCAAGTTCTATGCAAATTAGTCAATTTGTGCTTTTGCTCGTTCCATTCATTAGCACAAGACAAATTACCGACATAGATGGCATGGTAAAGCTCTAAATTGGCAAATAGTTTATCAATACAAGGAAGACCTTGCTCAGAACTATGCTTAAAACAAATAATCAGCATATTATCCTACCTGCTTTTATCAAGTCCGCAGAAGTAGAAGCCACGCATCAAGCAGGTAGCAAAAATAAATTTACTAGACCTAAATTCGATTTACTGCAACCATTGCGTAAAAGACTAGACAATCTGCAAATTCACAATCGTGATTTTGCTCACTTTATTGCTAAATTGATTCCTTCACAGTGTCCTTTCGAGCGCGATGTGATGCTGTTTGGTCGCAAAATAGCCCATATTCCCCCAATGTGTAAGCTTAATCCCCTGTATGATGAATTTGTCGGCTTGCGCTTTCGAGCATTGTGTTATTTAGTAGATAAGTGTGGAGAAGATATCCAATCCTACTGCTAAATCCCAACCGAGAAAACATAGCATGGAAATTAAAATTGAGCATCAACCGAGTGAAGAACATCTTAAGGAGTTAGGTGTTTTCAAATGGGCAATTTGGCAGAAAGAAATATCCAAATTTCCCTGGACTTATGATACTCAAGAGACTTGTTATTTTTTGTTAGGTGATGTCGTTGTTACGCCTGATGGTGGACAACCAGTGCAGATGGGTAAAGGTGATTTAGTCACGTTTCCTGCTGGGATGTCCTGTACATGGGAAATTACAAGCGACGTAAAAAAACATTATTGCTTTGATGAGTCAAGAGTCAAGAATCAAGAATTAATTTTCTGGTCTTTTGGTTGATTTTATTCTCCAGAATGCAAACATCTCTCCAGTCAATTGAATACGAGGATAAAGGACACAGTATGTACTGTGTCTTTTTGATGTTGTATGGAAAATAGGGCGTTGATGATTGAGAATATGGATTTGTTTCGCGCAAAGGCGCAAAGGCGCAAAGGTAGAAATAAAGATAATTGTAGCATTACATACTCTTATCTAGGAACGTAGGGTGGGTTAGCGACAGCGTAACCCACCTTGAATTATTGACTGTGCTAACTTTAAAGAGCTTGTTTTCCGGTATTAAGTTAGAATCCGAATATTGAAAATTTTAAGTATAAAAAATCGATAATGGCGAATTATGAGCAGCATCTAGGAATACTGCAACAGGGTGTAGAAGTTTGGAATGACTGGAGGCGGAACAATCCAGATGTAAAAGCTGACCTGAGTGAGGCTAACCTGATTGGGGCTAACCTGAGTCGTGCTAACCTGATTTTCGCTAACCTGATTGGGGCTAACCTGAGTAATGCTGACCTAAGTCATGCTGACCTGGGTTTGGCTATTTTATATGAATCGAAAATAATCGCTACAAATTTTGATAACGCAACTCTGACAGGTGCTTGTATAAAAGATTGGAGTATTAATAGTGAAACCAAACTAGATAAAGTAGTTTGTGAATATGTTTATGTATCTGGTGAAAATTATGTATATTCTGAAGACACAATGAAACTGGAAGGAACAGAACGACGACCGCTAGAAGGTATTTTTTTACCTGGAGAATTTGCTAGTTTATACAAAAAGATTATAGAAAATTCAGACTTAATCTTACGCAAAAGTCCCGAAACTCCTAATACTGCCAATAACCAAGGAGTTCAGTTTAATCCCAATAACAAAACTCATACTTGGGAAAGTCTAAGATTTCGCTCAAAAACAGAAATCAAAATTGCTGAAGCACTAGACAGGGCTGGAACTTTATTTTTACCAAACTGTTTAGCTCGACTCAATACACCCAATGGTAGAGCCAATAAAGAAGCTGATTTACTAATTTGTTACAACGGTAAATGGGGAATTTTGGAAGTTGATGGACCGCATCATACCCCAGAACGCAGAGTAGAAGAACAAGAGAGAGAACGCATTTTTAAAAGACAGGGTATCAAGGTCGTGGAAAGATTTGATTCATCTAGGTGTTATGAAAATCCAGATGAGGTAGTCCAGGAATTTTTTAAAATGCTAGAAATTGGATATTCCTAATCTAGATTTTTCCCCAAAATGCAACTACATTTAAGCACTTGGCCAGAAGTTGAAGCTTATTTACAACAATCACGGGGTATTATTCTCCCCATTGGTTCTACAGAACAACATGGCCCCACAGGTTTAATTGGGACTGATGCGATTTGTGCAGAAGCGATCGCACGTGGTGTGGGTGAAGCAACTCAGGCGCTCATTGGCCCTACAATCAATGTGGGGATGGCATTACACCATACCGCTTTTCCTGGCACAATAAGTCTGCGTCCCAGTACTATGATACAGGTAGTACGAGATTACATCACTTGTTTAACCAAAGCTGGTTTTACCAAATTCTACTTTATCAATGGACACGGCGGTAATATTGCCACCCTCAAAGCTGCTTTTTCTGAAACTTACGCACATTTGGAAGATTTGCAGATTCATAACACCAAACAGGTACAATGTCAAGTAGCTAACTGGTTTATGTGCAGTTCTGTATACAAACTCGCTAAAGAATTATATGGTGACCAAGAAGGCTCTCATGCGACTCCCAGTGAAGTAGCCCTCACCCAGTATATTTATCCAGAAGCCATTAAACAAGCACCCCTCTCACCAGAAGTTGCCAGCGGACACAGAATTTATAGTGCAACTGATTTCCGAGAACGTTACCCAGATGGACGCATGGGTTCAAATCCAGCTTTAGCAACACCAGAACACGGTCAGCAATTTTATGATTTGGCGGTGAAAGAACTCAGCAATGGGTATTTAGAATTTTTAAACGCAGAATAAGTAAGTCGGCGAGAAAAATTCAATGTATAGCTGGGGAGTAGGGAGTAGGGAGTGGGGAGTGGGTTAAAACCCGAATGGTGTCTAAGTTTGATTATCCGTTTATGTCTTAACCTCCTTGGCGGTTGCTATACATGAATTAATATAAATCTTTCGTAGAATGTGTTATGCCGTAGGCTAACGCACCTGGAATTGTTGACTCACATCTTGCACTTAGCCCTGGCGATTGGAATATTGCTAACGCAACGCCAAGGGCGAACACAGCTATACAAACTAGACGCGTAGCGGCTTCCCTCTGGGAAGTCCGCCTGTGCGGACTAACAGAAAATCAAGGTTTTAAACCCACGTAGGTGGGTTTCGCCTGTGTAGCCGCGACTTCTAGTCGCCTGGTGCCATATATAAGTTGACGCAAAAAGCCGAAGTTTTGACGGTGCGTTGCGCTGCGCGACAACACCGACTACGAACCGTATTGGGGTAAAAATACCCATGAGAAAAGAATCTCAGTATAATATTGTCATAACACATCCTGCTTTTGTCCAAATATCACCATCCGATTGGTCAAATCACCCAAAAACTGCCGAAAAAGCTCACCTCGTTCTGCGGATATTTCTTCTTGGTAATCAGAAATAAAAATTTACCCACAGGGTAAACTTGGGGCGAAATATTGATTTTTGGGTGATTGAGTCCATGTAAATGGGAAATTTCTCAAAGGCAATTTTATGAAAAAATCACGTTTGGGTAGTAGCTGAGAACTTCGTAAAGTTGGTGAATTAGGGTAAATATTAAAATATGGCTACAAACAGCAAAAATCGAGAAATACTCATACTGGCGCTGACTCTATTGCTCACTGGTGGGGTTCTAGGATTGGGTTTGTGGTACTTCAAACTATGGCCTGGATTAATACAAAGTCCTATACCTGCCAATCAATCTTCTGGCTCACAATCTAACCCAGTTCCAAGTTTTGACTTAGGAAGTTTAGATACGAGTTTGCCCAACCCAACAGTCTTAACCATTGATGGCAGTGTAACTATAGTTACTATAGTTAAGCAGTTGCAGGTTGGCTATAAC comes from the Nodularia sp. NIES-3585 genome and includes:
- a CDS encoding Mo-dependent nitrogenase C-terminal domain-containing protein gives rise to the protein MLKTNNQHIILPAFIKSAEVEATHQAGSKNKFTRPKFDLLQPLRKRLDNLQIHNRDFAHFIAKLIPSQCPFERDVMLFGRKIAHIPPMCKLNPLYDEFVGLRFRALCYLVDKCGEDIQSYC
- a CDS encoding cupin domain-containing protein, producing the protein MEIKIEHQPSEEHLKELGVFKWAIWQKEISKFPWTYDTQETCYFLLGDVVVTPDGGQPVQMGKGDLVTFPAGMSCTWEITSDVKKHYCFDESRVKNQELIFWSFG
- a CDS encoding pentapeptide repeat-containing protein, giving the protein MANYEQHLGILQQGVEVWNDWRRNNPDVKADLSEANLIGANLSRANLIFANLIGANLSNADLSHADLGLAILYESKIIATNFDNATLTGACIKDWSINSETKLDKVVCEYVYVSGENYVYSEDTMKLEGTERRPLEGIFLPGEFASLYKKIIENSDLILRKSPETPNTANNQGVQFNPNNKTHTWESLRFRSKTEIKIAEALDRAGTLFLPNCLARLNTPNGRANKEADLLICYNGKWGILEVDGPHHTPERRVEEQERERIFKRQGIKVVERFDSSRCYENPDEVVQEFFKMLEIGYS
- a CDS encoding creatininase family protein, with the protein product MQLHLSTWPEVEAYLQQSRGIILPIGSTEQHGPTGLIGTDAICAEAIARGVGEATQALIGPTINVGMALHHTAFPGTISLRPSTMIQVVRDYITCLTKAGFTKFYFINGHGGNIATLKAAFSETYAHLEDLQIHNTKQVQCQVANWFMCSSVYKLAKELYGDQEGSHATPSEVALTQYIYPEAIKQAPLSPEVASGHRIYSATDFRERYPDGRMGSNPALATPEHGQQFYDLAVKELSNGYLEFLNAE